taaaaaccaaaaatcatataaattgaGATCTAGCTTTACCTTGAGGAAGAACTAACAAGAACAAAaccccagaaaattcaaaacccaaaaacatctAGTGGACTTTAGAATCGTTTGATCTTAATCAATTATTTGTTAATTTGATTGAAGAACacaaaagtaagaaaagaagaagaaaaaaaaagggtagctAATTTCTAAAACACACAGATTCAAACACACATAAGAGATTACTTGCAAATCCTCCAAGTTCTTGCTCAACTTTTTCGTGTACCCACTCAGTGAGTCAACCCAGTCCCAACCCAGAAAAAGTCACCCAAACAAAACCCAGCAAACAAAGCCTGTGTCTCGATCAAAACCCCAACCAAATGACACTTCTACCCTTCTTCCTCCCCACTCTCCTCCTTAAACCTCTTCCCAAACGCCACGCGACATAGCACATCGTTTGCTAGAGCGAAAAACATCTTACCTAAGTCAAGTTTCGACCCAGACTGAGCTGACATGGAGCCCAAAAACTGATTCACCTCCTCGTCCCTGATGAGTTGGAACGAGTTGACCCGTTTGGAGCTAAGCAACTCGGTGACACAGATCTTCTTGGCTTGGCGCTAGTAAGGACCATAGGGTGAGAAAGTGACGTCTGAGCAATTGAAGGAGAGGTGCTGAGCCGAGAGAAGGTTCGGTCAGCTTGCGAAAACGTGGTCGTGGGTTTTGAGGACGAGTTTGGTTAGGTGAGTTGAGGAGACAACGATGGTGGGGACTCGGCTGAGTTGGAGATGGATTATGGGGCCGAGTTTTTAACGGAAACACGGATTCAAACAcagttttttgggtttgtgttttgtgtttgttttctaagaaaaataaaaagagaaaatgtatgtgttcttgttgttcttagATCTAGgttgttcttaatttttggattttaatttttgggtttgtgttcttatatttgtgtttgtattcttgtttttcttgtttaagacacacttagatctcaattaatgtgatttttggtttttaattctgtttttaatttttttatttagttaaaattaataaattaattttttgtttataaaagatgacgtggcatttttaaaatgataaaaagtaaaatattatattattattttaatgctgATGTCAACATTTAGTGTGCCAACGATGCACTCCGTTTGCCACGTCGACTATTTTCGTTCGTGAAATGACGGTAGGGACAAAAACGAGATCATCTTTTTGATTTTAGGAACTAAAAGCGGTGAAAATAAAAGACTAGGACCTAAGTGAGAATCACGTGAAAATATAGGAACGAAAATAGTATTTCcgtcaaaacaaaataatgaaaaaaaaaaaaaaagacaatcatccaaatttattaaaaaaaaggaaaatcatgcctagaaaaaaaaaagtttaaaaaaatcatgtctagttaaacctaaaataaaaaataagaaaaaaaagaaaagaaaaaaagaagcaaaacaaagCACTATCATGCTCACGAcccaagagaaagaaaaaaaagaagaagcaacatcCAGTATATAAAAGGAGGAGGGGGTAGTTCAGTTATTGACGGCAACTATTCATCTCCCCTCTATTTTCTCCCCAAATTGTGCAACTACAATTTTGATGGGTCTAAAGAGAAAACACTTAGGTCCCACcaattttttatcctcccattctctccaaccaaacacccataaaatcattttttttttttttcccacttttctctcacttattttctatcctccttgTTTCACCCTGCAAATGAACATAAATGAACTTTTTGCCCAATCAAGTATTATCGTGCATAAACAATTTGGTACATATATAACCCTACAATTGACCTATCCAATTGACAGTACTTGGTACTTCCCCATCATTTGCTGCAGTCTATAGCTACTCATAATTTTCTACATGATAAAAGAAAACGAGAGTTATGAATCAACAACAATTTGATCTTGAGAGGAAGAAGACGAGAGTTATGAATCAACAGAAAATCAGTTTCAGCAGTAAAAAACAGGATTCAAAAGTTTGTAACAATGTCTTCTGACACCAGAACAAGTCATCAAGATTTTAGATGACAATCATTTGAGAGCAAATTCTGTGggtaaaaaattatatactccCATAGCAGCATACGGTTGATCCTGAAGAATTTGAACGAGAAAAtgaagatataatttttataactaGAAGATGCATCCATGTTCATCTGTCAAGCAAACTCCCTAAGTAATTTACCTGATGATTTATTAGCGTTCAAGATGAAATGATATCAGTTCCAACTAGCCAAGAATAAAATTTCATGCCGATAAACGCTTCATTGATGAAAAAAGCTAACCTCATACAGAACTCTTCAAACATTATGCACTCtcgcaaacttttttttttttttgggttcctcTACATTAGGAAAAACAATGTGACAAATTGGAAAACAATCATCTATGGAAACTGTAAGCTAAAATTGCAATTTCTGAAGATTATTGTGTACCGAATTACAAAGTACTCAAACCTCTCTTACCAAATAAGATAGGAACTGAAATCCACAACAGCCACCTTTAACCTTCTCATTATTATATTAGAAGAATGAAAACCGTAAGCCGTTACTTGTTGCAAACAAGTTGTATTCTTCCATTGTACTCTCTTTCTTATTTGAAACATGGTCACTCTCAACATGATCTGTTGGACATTCTTGAGAAAAATCCCCCATAATCCGTTCTTTCAAAGGCATGAGATttgatttacatccatttgaaaTAGGAACAGGCCCATGATGGAACAAGGAAAACCCAGTGTTGCCTGTATGCAATTTGGCAGAATTGTCATTTTTCCCACCTTCTTCATTTGGTGGTGCTTCTTTTGGATGTTCTCCAGTGGGAGCCACCTTCTCAGTATTAACTTCATTGAAAGCTTCTTGTCCTGCACCTGGCTTAGAGATCTGAATTTGTTCCTCAGCATTTATGCCACTAGCTTTAGCAATTGGTTGATAAACTGGGACTGGACTGGGGTTAAATAGAGGGGTACCTATGTGCTGCATGGGTCCATACTGCATGCAGAAGCGTGAATTTCCATTCACTCCATACCCAATAGGGCTAGCATATAAATAGTGGTTGGGATGGGCGAAGGGCATTAAACCATTAGCATGAGCTGCTGGCCAAGAAACTGGGTTTTGATGGTAAAAACCCATTGTTGAAGGAGCTTGAAACACTGGAAAGTGTATATTTTGGTTATGCATTGGAGGTAGCATGCCTTGATGTTGCGAACCAATGCTGACAGCAGACAATCcattattgtcaaaattttgggAAATTCGTGTTGGTGGTTTCTCCACAGAAATACTTCCAGTTCCTGCTCCATCCAATGAAAGTCCAATTGATGCCCCACTTCCAATAACCTCCCCGCCATTTGAATTCTGATTTTTCTCCATTTTAACTTCATGACACTCAGAGAAGCCACTTTGAACACATGATTCTCTACCTTCTGATTGCTGGCTTGCATCTTCTGAATCTGATGTAGAAGAGGATTCCAGATTTCCATGGATTGAAGAGGTTGTATTGCTGTCGCCCTCACTTAGGCATGACGAGGAGTTATCAGAAGTGGATGTGCTACTCACAATGGGATCTAAGGTCCCATTTGATGCAGAATTATCAGAATTCGCAGAACTGATAGGACTTAGTCCAATTTCCTCAGAAGCAATTGAGTTGCTAGGGCCCTTTGCTCCCACATTAAGTCCATTCTCACAGGCCCCATCCACTACAATGCTAGAGTTTCCTGATTCCTTCAAATTACTATTTTCCTGATCAATATCAGCTGAATCTCCACTGTGTTCACGACAACACTTGTCAGCAGATGACTTGATAAGGTTATTATCAGGTTCCACCCCTTCAACCTTGAAAGTAATTGACCTCAAGGTAATGTCGGAATCTGAGTTACTTCGTGAATACTTTTTCTGTGATTCCATGGGCTCCCAAACTTTCTTGGAATGAAGTTCTTTTGCAGGAGGATTGTTCCCTGAGATGACTTTGCTTTTAGGTCTTCCACAACCATCACGCAAGTACTCCATTTGATTGTACTTGTTACCACGATAAAACTGCTTGGACATATCCAATGCAGACTCTGACTTATTCACAGATTTAGTCTCCCGAATTACTCTGATTGTAGAAACATGTGTATCAACCCTTGCTCTGTATTCATTGTTCTGGTTACAGCTGCAAGAATGGAAGTCATATCTGTCACTTACTCTGTTGCTGGAAAACTTATCATGAAACTTAGGGCCACAATGTCGACCATTAGACTTTGAAACATTCATCCTCGACTGCCTATTGGATCCAACAATGCTTCTGGAAGGAGTCTCAAAATTATCACCATAATATCTTGGCTCGGACCTAACCACTGCCCCACTTTCTGCAGCTGAAAATCTGCGTCTGTCAGACCACTTCAAAGATGGATCCAGTTGAACTTCTTTCCGATATTTTGGTCTCCGACGAGAAAAATTTGATTGATCAGCTATAAAAGAACCATTCCAATCTTTCACATAGTTAATCTCCCCATTGGGACAATCAAAAGAGTGGTCTTGCATTATCGAAGTAATATATCCATTTGACAACTCCTCTTGAATATCAGGAGATCCAGGCCTAGATAGAATGTTATCACCAACTTCACTAACTGCATCCTGGCAGCTGACAGGATTATTTGGCTCCTCATCAACACTTGGTGATGATTCTTCCTTTGAGACATCAGTAGGAACAGTAGTTTGACTTGAGTCACAGCATTTTTGCTCTttatccttttctttctctttcaatcTTTCCTTTCTTCGGagctttttctctctttcttttgttcttctCCTCTCTTTGCGTTCTTCTTCTTCGcgtttttccttctcttcttcttcaagaaGTTTCATCTGTAGGGAAAAACATATATTTGTGAGAAAAATATCCTCAAGAAATCTTTTAATGATAAAATCCAACGCTTAagtaccaaaaaatattaagacCTGCTTTTCTAATGTAATGATTTCTTTGCATGCAACATGAACACGTTCTTCCAGCAGTTTTAGCGCAAGGCAGACAAAGATGCTGTGTGCATTTTGGCGGGCGGTTCCTTCCCTGAATGCCTTTTCAACCTGAAAGAATAACATCACAGAATGAGATGGAGAACATGTtacattcacacacacaaatacTGCACTTCCACGAGCATTAGAGGGAAAGATGTACATGATGCCAGCCATCTCTTCTGGTCCTTTCTCTTCTCAATTTCTAAAACATGTTTGGGaccaaaaaattactttaaggCCTGTTTGGGAGGGGGGAAATGTGCAGAAAggaatgaaaaggaaaaaatcttTTAAGTATGTTCTTTCCATTCCTAACGATTTGAAAGTTTAAGTAGGAGGGAATGGGGAGCCATTCcattgtttggaagtttaagtATGAGTTAATAGAATGGGCATCTGAGGGAacaataatttctcatttttcacTTAAAACCCCAATTTCTTGTTCCCctaaaattgaaatgaattagAAGGAATAGAATTGAGTTTAATGAAATGTTGACCAAAATCCTCATAAAGCCCTCCATATTTTACAAAGTTCCTGTAATACCCCTCACTTTACTCTTTTCACATATACACACTCTCTCATCTaggttttctttctcttctggCTAGCAACTCTCTCTCATCTATCTTAATAGCTTTGGTCTctcatcaataataaaaataataacaaatgataacTGCTTACTTTTATTAAATGATTCAATTACATTCTTTTTAATGGTACTCCCAAACAAGCTTAGTAACTTCTCATTCCTTTCTTTTAATACATCCCAACAAGATAGCTTagtttcatttctttccttatacTCATTGCAACTTATATTCCATTCTAGTTCATTACTTTCctttatgaactcccaaaccaAATGGATACACTTGTTCACTTGCTATTCAACAATATCACTGCTTGCTAATACCAAGGTGCCTGCTTTGACTTTctatttttaagtttcaagacTCACTTCATTTTGTTGTATGATTCTTTGTGTTCATCATCTTGAACATGAagtaatatttttacatataaaaaatcaaataaaaaaggtgCCTGCTTTGACTTTGTTGCAACTTAATCCCCAAAAGAATCATGGGTAATGAATTACAGTGTTAAGGGGAGCTGCTAAGCCATTTAGAAATGAGTAAAAGTGATCGCTAGGACTAGGTATCCCCTtgtaaatatttcattttttgacCTTCTAGGACTAGTCACTAAACTTAGAATCCTTGTATTTCAAGTCCTGCTATCCTACAACCTTTTATATTCTTAAGCTTTCCATCAATTCAACATAGAATTTTGTTTCAAGGCAGCTAAAGTTGCAACCATCTGCAAGCAACATGACAAAATACCCGTCTCTCAACAACCAAAGGTTTAGTTTCCAACTCTTGATGCACCTCTTGTAATTGGAAACCATCTAACATCTACTTACCTCCCCATCATAAATGTCTTTCCTCCATCCACACTCACCACAACTCACGCATTGTCTCCATATACACAGAATCATATGtgtaacaacaataacaacaacaacaacaacaaaaaaccttAATCCCAAGATTTTGGGGTTAGCCTCAACAAACTAGTCAGGGTTgaccacatgtattctttttctcCATTCAGTTAATTCCAAAACCATACTCTTTGTTACTTTTGTAACTAACATGTCCTTTTGAACTACTACTTCTATTCATGTTATTTTTTGTCTTCctcccttttatttatatatttttttataagtaaaaataataatacaaaaaggAGGTAGAGGAAgacaaaaaataacattaatcacTCTCCTCTAAATATGAACAAACAATTTCAAACaactctccctcttcttctcaTCAATAGGGGCCACCCATATCTTTAAGAAAATCTCCTTAGTGTGAATCCTATTTTTCCTTGCATTTCCACTTATCCATCTTAATATTCTCATTTTAGCAACATTAAATTTATGAATATATTGCTTCTTAATAACTCAACATTCAGTACCACATAGCATAGCTGGTCTTACAAAAATTCCCAACTGAATAGATATTCCATGATCACAGAAACCGCCATACTCCTAATGCACTTCTCCACTTCATTCACCTCGCTTTTAGATTCACATCTACTTGAATTTCTCCATCTTTGTGAATTGTTGATCCAAGATGTCGAAAACTCTTGCTCaaagttctttatcatcaagtcAAAACAACTCCTTCATCTTTGTTTCTACTTTTACTAAACTTACAATTCATGTACTTTATTTTACTCCTACTTAACTAAAAGCCTTTAAATTTTATGTGTCCAAATTTCTAACATTAACTTAACATCTAGTGTCATCGACTAAAGTTAGATCATTTGCTAAAAGCATACACGAAAGGACTTCCTCTTGAATTGATTTAGTAAGCTCATCAATCACTTGTGCAAAGAGATATAGATTAATGTTGATCCTTCATGTTCTCACACTATAGATTAATGCAAACCTATAGGGAACCCACTTGTAATGTCTTCACTTGTTCTCACATTTGTTATAGCTATGTCACACTAGAGTGTGGGAACtttgtttgggggggggggggggggggaaggggtaACAGAACCATATGGACAGATTAGAAAAGCACAAAAGTGATCAGCAGACTGAACATGCCTGTTCCTTAAAAATAACAGTTGCTGCATCCAGAAGAAATTCCCGAGCAAGTTCAGGACTCTTCGCATGTTTTTGGGGACGGGAGCATTCTCCATCCAGCTCATTTCCGTCCTTGTCCATGGAATCATCATCCTGGAAGTATACATAACATAAAAGGTTAATCTAAATCTCACAAAGCAATACCCTGGAAAATTTGTGCACAAAAGgaacaaattttaaatgcattcaAAGATTTTATTAGCCCTAGGGAGATAGAACCACCTCTTCTTCCTCAGCCTCTTCAGCATGTTCAAAAAACCTTCTGATACTTTCCCCTCTTGTGATTGTCACAAAGCCATCCCCAACAACGAGCCTGCAATGTACACAGTGTTGACCCTTTAAGGCATGAGCTTTTACAGAAAGCTCAGTGCATCGGCCATCTAGCTTCCAAGC
This genomic stretch from Castanea sativa cultivar Marrone di Chiusa Pesio chromosome 9, ASM4071231v1 harbors:
- the LOC142610134 gene encoding uncharacterized protein LOC142610134, translated to MPGLAQRNNDHFTNGSTASYSLSANGFWSKHADDVSCTQLQKFWGELSRQARQELLRIDKQTLFEQARKNMYCSRCNGLLLEGFLQIVMYGKSLQQEGAGGHIPCNRQGALKTQNDAGLNLPNGCHDEIQDPSVHPWGGLTTTRDGSLTLMDCYLYAKSLKGLQNVFDSARARERERELLYPDACGGSGRGWISQGVASYGRGHGTRETCALHTARLSCDTLVDFWSALGEETRQSLLRMKEEDFIERLMYRFDSKRFCRDCRRNVIREFKELKELKRLRREPRCTSWFCVADTAFQYEVSDDTIEADWRQTFADTVGTYHHFEWAVGTGEGKCDILEFENVGMNGSVQVSGLDLGSLSACFITLRAWKLDGRCTELSVKAHALKGQHCVHCRLVVGDGFVTITRGESIRRFFEHAEEAEEEEDDDSMDKDGNELDGECSRPQKHAKSPELAREFLLDAATVIFKEQVEKAFREGTARQNAHSIFVCLALKLLEERVHVACKEIITLEKQMKLLEEEEKEKREEEERKERRRTKEREKKLRRKERLKEKEKDKEQKCCDSSQTTVPTDVSKEESSPSVDEEPNNPVSCQDAVSEVGDNILSRPGSPDIQEELSNGYITSIMQDHSFDCPNGEINYVKDWNGSFIADQSNFSRRRPKYRKEVQLDPSLKWSDRRRFSAAESGAVVRSEPRYYGDNFETPSRSIVGSNRQSRMNVSKSNGRHCGPKFHDKFSSNRVSDRYDFHSCSCNQNNEYRARVDTHVSTIRVIRETKSVNKSESALDMSKQFYRGNKYNQMEYLRDGCGRPKSKVISGNNPPAKELHSKKVWEPMESQKKYSRSNSDSDITLRSITFKVEGVEPDNNLIKSSADKCCREHSGDSADIDQENSNLKESGNSSIVVDGACENGLNVGAKGPSNSIASEEIGLSPISSANSDNSASNGTLDPIVSSTSTSDNSSSCLSEGDSNTTSSIHGNLESSSTSDSEDASQQSEGRESCVQSGFSECHEVKMEKNQNSNGGEVIGSGASIGLSLDGAGTGSISVEKPPTRISQNFDNNGLSAVSIGSQHQGMLPPMHNQNIHFPVFQAPSTMGFYHQNPVSWPAAHANGLMPFAHPNHYLYASPIGYGVNGNSRFCMQYGPMQHIGTPLFNPSPVPVYQPIAKASGINAEEQIQISKPGAGQEAFNEVNTEKVAPTGEHPKEAPPNEEGGKNDNSAKLHTGNTGFSLFHHGPVPISNGCKSNLMPLKERIMGDFSQECPTDHVESDHVSNKKESTMEEYNLFATSNGLRFSFF